Genomic window (Argopecten irradians isolate NY chromosome 2, Ai_NY, whole genome shotgun sequence):
GTACACGCGATAAATCAATCGGTGTACAGTAGTAATAACTATTGTCTCTTATTCAGTGGTATTTGTAATAATATCAGTTTGTGGAAAGTTTCTTACAAAGTTTCAAGCTTATCTTACAATAGTGATATCGTTTAAGTCTTATTTCTAGTTCAGTACTGTGTGTATCCGCACATGCATTTCGCGTGTCAATCATTCCAGCTGTGAACGCCTAACAAACAAGTAAGGTCACAAGATTAAGTGTTAAAAccattgtaaaatatcaaacgAAAACATCTCAACCTTTACCAagtaaacatatttaaaattcgTCGTCATTACGGTATTTATGTTATCATGCGTAATATGTTAATTTATTTGTGCATGTCAGATTAATGTACGTGGTTAGGCGGTGTTTGATAGGATTGTATCAGAACTAGGGTCAGTAGTTTTGATATTTCCGCTGCTTACGGCCCGGCCCACCATATAAATTCAGCAGATGTGATGAAGGCTTACTATCTGTGTATGTTAGCCAAGAGAGCTGTATCGCTAATCGTCTATCTATTGTGTGGAGTAGCGACTAAGCTGTAACATTCGAATTTTACGCGAGACAAGTTGGTAGTGTTTGACTAGGATTTTGTTTCTGTCAGCGTTACCAAACGGACCGAATTCTTTCTGTAGTAAATGGGCGTGGTTTACCGCGGTTGTTTTGAACAGGAGACCTCTCAGACCAATACCAGTGCCAAAGCGTTTGTCAAAACGCATGCGTAGTGAACGTGCAgagaaaattaaatttccaaACTATAAGAAGTTGTAGCGGGAGCCGCGTGGTCGCAGTAGCAACACAAAGCTAGTATCATAAGGATTTTGGTTCCGGACCATGTGGAAAATCATGCAGGAGAATTTGGAGGATCTTACTAGCCCCAATCTATGGCGCTCCGTGGCTGCCGAGTTGGTGGGAACTATGTTCCTGGTGTTTTTCGGGTGTGGCGCTGCCCTACCCCAGCAGGCCACAGGGGGTGTCTCGGGTACAGACATTTTAGCATTACCCCCTTCCACTGTACAGATCTCCTTAACCTTCGGTTTAATAGTTGGAACAATGGTTTGGGCCATTGGTCACATTAGCGGGGGACATATCAACCCCGCTGTCACACTTGGAGCCCTTGTCACGCGAAGGGTCAGCATTGTACGTGGACTTATGTACATTGTGGCCCAAATCCTGGGGGCGATGGTAGGAGCCGGAATTCTTTACGGCCTCACCCCCATGTCCACTCAGGGATCACTTGGAGTAAACGCCCTAAAAGGCGAAGTCACAGATGCCCAGGGTTTCGGTGTGGAGCTTATGATTACATTCGTTTTGGTTTTCACTGTATTAGCTTCCATTGACAGTGATAGGAACGATTTGAACGGATCAGCCCCCTTGACCATTGGTCTTGCAGTTGTAGCTGGACATTTGGTAGCCGTAAGTGTTTTTTTCTCTCacatttttcactttttttataAACACTATAACCTCTTGAAAACtgatgtttcattttcataatgcaACCTACAAATAGATGACATTTAATTTCATTGAATAACTGATTCTTTACTCGTTATTCTCAAAGCTCGTGGACGATGTAACGTAAACATTAGGTCAAAACAAGTTGGAATTAATTATCTTGATTGGATTACATTAATAACGGTTTCTTTTATATGAATGAATTAATTGAATTACCAATGCAAATTTTGCGACGTTATGTCATTACGAAACCATAAAAACTACATAACAACGaaatgaaagtgaaagtaaTGATGAGACGGTAAAATGATAAGTTGTTAGTAGTCatactttacatatatattaggACAGAAAATATTAGTCAATATACGGAGTAACGTGGTATTATAATGACATACTTTCTTTATCATAAGTATAGTAACTCAATGTTAAGTTTCCATAACAGTGGTTAAGTATACAGTAACTCTATATTAGCGCTATTTATGTCGATAATTTCTCCCTTCCAAACGTTAGACCCAGTCCTGTACAATACgaatttttctttgttattgGCGAACTTGTTTGATTTCACTCTCGTCATCTATttattatgataatttaatGATTTCTTGACATGCGTTTTGTCCGATACTCTCCCGCCAAACGACGCTATTGTCAATTCTCTCTTCATTGATGTTAAGAGGAGAACTTGGAAGCCAGAAGCCATGAGCGTGTAAATTAAAATGCCACACATTTAAACTGTGGCGGTTAGACTTAGGGCTAAGCGAGGACCCCGCGAGGTTAATTAACATAATTACAGATAACGCGCTCAGTGGACAATGGCTTCTGTGCAACTGCCAACATCCGTAGTTGCCACTAGATATTTGTAACGCGCAATCTGATTGGCTGGTTTGGATTGTGAAAGCGCCACACCCCAGGACGCTAATATTTCTTCTGCTCTTCCGGCGTCCTATTCAAACTGATGTTTACGATTTCATCCCCTTTCCCACCTCACAATAACACTCGGCCTTTGTATGGTATCTATTATTGTATTATACGATACCCAAATCACTTAAATCAAATTGCTGCTCAACGCAAGCTGTTGCAGTCATGTGAAGCATAAAGGACTTATGAAACTTTTTCGAATCCTTTTTATCAATGGTTATCAATTGTAAAGTATTAAAAGTTTATGAAGGAAATTGATAAAGGACGATAACGTTATATAAGCGCACGAATTAAGCAGAATAAAGTTGAAAAGGTTTGTACATTTATTAGGATGAGGCTTTACAACCAAATCTTCATTAgtttaatatatttgtttatatattatacacactTCATGACAAAATGAGGTCTGGACCGTACCTGGTGTGaattttaatcatattaaaacataatttaaacaAATGTTATTCTAGTTAGATAGATTGTTTTACTTGTCGTAACTAGACATATACTTTGATAAATAGGCTCTGTAGTAAAGTGTGTCCGAATATAAAACATGATAGCGGAATTTTAATCATTGACAACACCATTTCATACCAAACAGAATTAGCCTGCCATTATCAATTACCAGTCCAAACCACTCACCGAAATCACGGCATGGGGAACACAgttttttaaaagcattttaagacaaataactgaaaaaaataaaagtgatagttttcATTCCCTTCATTCATTTCAAAGTCTTCATTCTCTTCATTCATTTCAATTTAAGATAACATACAGCGTATATTTGTGTTCTGTAAAAATTGACAATAAATATCACCCGGAAGCTGAGTAACAGATGTAaagtataccgcagcctcccacaACATAAACACTAGCAACATATTACATACAGGGAAGGCTGTCCTTTACTGACCTTAGCTCTTAAAAGCCAAATCAACCAACGAACCATCGGTTCTCCCTAGATAAAGAGAGTAATTTTCTGGTTTTCCATACCAAGAACTTGTCAAAATGGTAATATGTGATTAGTTAGAAAAGCATTGTTGTGAGTGATTATTAACCCCTCCCATTCGCCTTTAGATAATGTCATTTACCACATGTGTAATGTGTATTAACTAGACTAATATATCAAGACCTAATATGTTACGGATGATATTATAAAATGCATAAATAAGTCATTATTTCCAATTTTCTTCGCTTCCAGATCCAATATACCGGATGCAGTTTGAACCCCGCCAGAAGTTTCGGCCCGGCAGTCGTTACTGGTAAATGGGAAAACCACTGGGTAAGctgaaattaatataaatatatattaaaaattatatatatatatattatatatattatacaatatatattataatgctGTCCAATGAAAgacatcaataaaatatgtgGCCCTTCACTGTCAGCATTGTCCTTAACCGCTATTGAACACTTTAGCTGAGCCTTGTTTGATATAGAATTACATTGAAATGGTCATTGATGAATCAATGAAAATAACTCAGGACGCTTACTCTACTAAGACATCTGGTCCAATCCTAAATGTTTGTAGGGAGAGTCGTCATACTTTTCCGTACAGGTTTAAGCGACATATGAACAGTTTTGATAGGTTACTGAACAGTCTGTTCACCAGAAGAAAGAATGATAAAGCAAACATTCCTATTTGTCCTGATTTATTTTAGTTACTTTGGGATTAAAGCTCTAAATAGATACATAAACCTAGGGCCGCGTTTCTATGTATACGTCGTTTAGTATCTTCCTAAGCGTCAACAATGATTTAGACAATCTCCTGGGTTAAGTGAATGTACGCAATCACCTCGACCATGTTGAATTAAACCCGAACGAATTCCACCGTGTAAAACATTCTTACGTGGCCTGCTTTTGTTGAATCAGATCCTCAAATTATCTCACTTGTTTTAGCCCTAACGTAACTCAAGCATGCAGTGCGAATCTAGGTCAAGTCAGAGAAGCACAACGAACGTTCGGATAGTTGCTTCCACTTAAACCAGAGGCTTGAGGGGACAAATTGTAATTGAATATGTATTTCTGGATTTTTTCATGATAGTTAAATGGATCGTCATAGAAAAAAACCAGCATGGGAAAACTCGAAATTTAAACTCATCTGCATAGTTAAAACAGGTGTCAGAGTGCGGAACACATTCGCCAAGCAGAGATAAAATACTTTTGACGTCTTTGTTTTTTAACGATTAAGAACATCTGTAAAGTTGAAAACCTGCATGAGGTCGAAATAGTTTTTGAAAGTAACGCCATCGTTTAAAAGAGCCAATCAGAAGAGCCgtaacatattttgaaatatcagCTCGTGCTTCGCCAGCTGATTTGATGCAAGTCGCGGAATGCTAATAGACAAAAGACAACTACAACGTTAGTAGTGCTATTTAAAGCAGCCGCAGTTAAAAGGTCGAGGCGATATGGAGGAAAGCATTCACGCTTGATTATGAACATAAAATGTGGGCAACGTTTTAAAGtgataaaaaaatcatctaAAAGACAGTTTATCAAGATCTGAAGTCACCCCTATACCATTAACTGTTCTATGTATCTGAAGCTTGATATTTAGCGGATGTCGTGTGATAAGTGTTTATGTTATGTCGGAGTCTGTATTAATTGAAGTTTTTAAGAAACAGTAAGGTAGTTAACGGACAGCCTTACTGCACGCGTTGAAAGCGTGAAAAACTAAAGTCAAAGAAATATTACATTCGACCCGCAAGGAAACCAAAGGCCATCCCATCGGGTCTGAATTTACATAGAAAACATTAGAgaccaaaatatttttatgatgtTCAGTCAGCTTTCGCAACGTAGACGTTATCTTATTATATAGTATTGAAAAGCCCTTTatctatatcaataaaaataaaataaaaagacaagTGCTGCTTTATTTCTCAATAATATattcatttgaattattttttatgatttttttttacattttgactGGTTATATATGCAGTTTGAAGATGACTAAGAAAAGACAGGTTTAGTGAAGCTGCCGACCCCCTTGCTGCAAGGGATTACCACTGTTAGGAACTAAGACAGAGGTCTCGGCCCCCTCCCGACATTCGGAAATTCTAATCAGTTTTTCTCAGTTAAGTGGCTGTCGTGATAAACTATTCCCCGCAGCCGCGGAGGTTGGGGTACAAGCCATTAGCTTTAATACTAGAATCAGGTCAAACCTGTAACAGAAGCTAAACACCCACTTGAAGTAGTACAGTAAAGGCGTTTCCCATTCTGagtttaaaagtatttttacGTTATAAAACACTTAGGTGTCCGTCAACCAAGTATATGTTACGTAGGTCTTCGACGTAGCGTTatactttatttcttataagaCATGTTCCCTAATTTGTATCACTATTCTGCTTGCTGTAATGAgatatttatcattaaaaacgATTCAGTTTGGTGAAATACAATATTCCATGCCCAAATCAACTTTGACGGACGTCAGCCAAATagtatttgtatgttttatgagaatACAGTCATTGTCATTGCCATTCCCACGTCTGTGCTGGTTTTGGGGGTAAATTGTGGTAGGAGTAGTTAATTCGTACCCGTACTATAACAAGTATAGCATTACCATTAATCATGTACAGTACATGAGGATAAAGGATTTCCCAATTACAGAAACGTGGCGAACAGTCACTTTTTGTATCAATTTACATGGGCCTTTCCATCATTGggaaaatacataaaaacacAGAAAATGTCAACGCTTTATCTGTTTGATAGTAAGTGTAGAGAAATACCATAACACATATTACAAGTTCTGGCAATAGTACGGTTCTTCTCTAATTATTTCTACATTCATGAATATATCAAACTGTTTACAAAAATAACTGACTTAACCTTTCGCTCCATCGAAGGATAAACTGTTTATATACTTGATTTAATGATGATATCCTCATATTTACGATACTTTGCTGTAAATCGCTCCCAAAGATGCTGCTATCATTAGTGTACGAGTAGATTTGAGGTCCTTGACATGTAATGTTATATCGGTACAAAGATCTTGTAGTGGCACTTTAAAGGTCTAGGGGTTATATACACGTCTTCTAAAGAACCAGTGATAAATCTACGTGTGTATTCCCAGGACCTGTGTGCGTGAAGTTTCGAAATGATGCAATTTCTGGACATGTTTAAATTCAGTTCGTTTTCTAAACAGATGAAAGGGCATATGAAAACTGATTAGTGACTTTAGTTTATCAGACAGTGGTAAAACATGAATAGTGTCTATCGTTCGATAGCATTACGATATTTCTATCCTGCTAGCTAAGGTTACTTGATCGTTTAAAATATGTGGTTAATCGTGTACTGCTTTACTTATAAACAAATCTCTTATTTCAAAACATCTCGGGAACCGCTTGATGGATAGACCAAAAGTCAGTTATTTTTTGCCAATAATGGAATGATGTAAACACAAATAAAAGTACCGACTTGAAATGCTGCCAatattggaattacttccttcttaccatattttgtatttgtattttattccGTCGCAAAACAATGTATAACAAAGACAAGAGTTTAAGCCCAGGAGTGTAAAGCGAGTCTACGCCAATTTACATAACTTGAATGTCAACGAACACAAATAAATTAGAGAGTAATAAAGAACCACATTTGGAGTTCAACATGTCGCCGTCCCAGGCAAAATAACgagattttatttcaaaaggaaTAATTCGGTGTGGTCCGTGGTAAACTTTGGGGCCTTACTGTTGTTCTGGGTCAATGCCTTTGTAGCTTTGTGTGGTAAAGATAAGCTGCAATTTTATATTATTGGGGAATAAAGATGTAAAGAAGGCAACAAAGCggaacaaaataaacatataattacGGTGAGTGAAGAGACGGGGAGAGAGAGAGTGTGATAGCGGTCAACGCTATGATACGCGTGGGTACTAGTGCTCCTAGGACAGATGTGGTATTTAGTTGTGGAAACTCGGGCGTTAACCAGATCGTGTCATGAAATCGTAGTCATTAAGATATGCTACTAGTAGCATGTAGAGAATATGCcattatttaaacatggaaattaCAGTAGTTGAAAACGCAGATAGCATTTAATTATAAAGTGATAAGACAGTATTCAAAGTGATATACTATCCTGTGTATGAGCTGTTTCTCAACCCAAGGAGATGCAATTTACCTTAGAAGTCACAAAGGAtgttttttctgtttcttttcttttacaGAACTTTTCCCGACCCGCcagtataaaataaaataaaataaaaacgttTGGTAGATGTTTAAATAGGAAGTGAGCCATTGTTAAGTAAGTATGACATCACTTCTTTATAATTTCTGATGTTTTGTCGTTTTAGGTATTCTGGATTGGACCCCTCGTCGGAGGATTCCTAGCCGCCGTCTTGTATGAATACCTCTTTTCCGCTGGTGCCACATTCACCCGAACAAGAAAGTTCCTAATCAGAAGCCGTAAACCAAAGGAGAAGCCAGCCTCTGATGAGAAGGTCGAGATTATCGAGATCGAGACAAAGAAAGAAGCAGAGCCAGAACCAGAAGCTGATGTGGAGGCTGCACAAGCTGAAGTCCAAGATGATGAGGTGAAACAGCCAAACGGAGCAGAATAAATACTGCTTTATTCTGATTTGTTGAAATCTAGAATTTATTAATAATCAATAGAGGGTGTCATTCTTTAAGGTACCATTTTGCTCTACTTCTGTAGTTGAGTTTTAAAAGATTTATCCGATTACATGAAATTTTAAACCAAATGTTATTTGAATGTAAGGATAGAGGATATTCAGGTGCAAATACACTGGATTGTCTAAAACTACCATAATTCCATTTGTGTTCGCTAGATTACGCTCATTAATACCAGTAGTCTTGTTCAGCCAGAAGCTTGATACATCGCATTAAAGAAACCGAAGTCGACAGAGTCTGATTGAACAGGACTTAAGCGAAGTCTGGCGGAGAGTTGGAAATCTACAGCTGGCAATCCAGTCTGTTTATACCTACAAATCCTCATCCCACATGTGTCTCTAGTCAAACGTAAAAACGTTGAGGGCAAAATGGCGTTTTAAAGAATGACGAAGCAAAGTTATGctaatgataatattatactaattgtttatgtaatggTAAATGAATGCGTCACCTATATGTAATATAGGACGTGTGTCGTGGTGCAATGTTGTGGTGCAATGCTGCAAAAATGCAATGCTTATCATGGGGAATACTACCCTCCAGACATGTGACCGTTTCATTTATGCCTGAACAATAAACGTCAACATATATTTAACCagatattatattaataaatttccTTAGTATAGATAATTTACATGATTTTGTATTACGGGAAaacaatctgaaaaaaaaaatctcatgaAATAATTCCATCataaattattgtaaatgatTTCAATTAGTTTCTAAAAATTTCTATGTGGTTGTTTCTCGGGAAATCGAGGAATaagattttaaatgttttacgaATCCTCCACAACAATGAAGCGTCCTTTCTTCGGTAGCCCCTCATTGACGGCAAACCTGCTGCAACCGAGTAAGTGATCACAGATCAAGAGTCCACGAGCCCTAGATCAGCTCAACAAATGATCTGATTCAAGAATACTCTTAGTTCCAGACGGAGAATACTCATATGATGGTGAGGACGAaggtatatatttttgtatacatCTCAATTAGGTGTTCATGAATCTTTTTTTAACAACAAAATGAGGTGTTCATATTTCCTTGCTGAATATGTAAGAAAATTGCTAATTGTGACAAATTGATTGAATGTAACAGCATcttaaatataatatcaattattcatgataaacattatttgttcaaatgatttcaAAGACATTCGACAGGGTATCAAAGacataaaaatgtatcaaaagaAATAGTTCAATCTGTCTGgtgttttaatgtacatgtataaagcaTTGTGAATTTTTAATTATCCAATATTTATCGTGTTTAatctttgtaatatttttgtaaatggaACATATTTGAAAGCCAATTCGCTTTCCGAGCGGTTGGAATGGGAGTTatgtgtaataaatatacaagcCGACATtttatacacaatgtacaaaaaattgaaaacgTTTCTTATGTTCAAAAATGGCAAAATGTTTCctgttttcattatttcaaacatttttttatattttatgcgtTTTAAGTGGTCTTTCTTTGTGAAGTTATTTTAAAGGTGCTTACGGGGGAATGATTTAAGTGTTAACTTTACACGTATGAATTCAATCAGTTATTTTACAATGACTATTATAAGATATCTATGCATGTTATACGATGAACTTCATTTTACTCTCATATTGAATGAAAGATTTAAATTAATTCCTTTACTGTAATCTCACGACACATTGTACATCTTAAGGTAATGAGcgacattattttgtatttgtcgTTATTTAAAATAACAGCATTAACTTCATTACGCATGTatctataaatatttgtatatgtattttatatccAAATGTCTTTTGTCTTTTAGCAATCTGGTGccaattaatttcctatatgccTTTCAAAGGCTCACTCCGATTGGTCAGTTCCTGTCTCATTCGGATCCAATAAAAATTGAAAGTATTATCACGTGATGAAATAGGTACACTTCGTGAACTTATCGCGTCAAAATCACGTTCTTTTTGCATAGAATCGTTCGAGTGAAATAAAAACTGACTTATATTTCGGAAGTGGGACATTGAAAATGGACgttagatatatatgtatcccGTATATCGTATTACCTCAGTTTCATGTTAAATGGCCCAGATGTGCCCTAGAACATTTagattttgtattgtttatcaAATTGCATTAAGTGTAAATTCATGATTCATTAAAGAAATACTAGTCTGTAGTAATATCATGTTTCATTTCTATATTTAATAACGTACCTATGAGTTTGGACTAATAGGCTATAGATGTGGTTGTCTGGTTTGCGTCCGCGTGCTGGACGGTCGCGTGTTCGTTATGTTTATCAATATAGTAAAACAAAGTTTGAaattttattggtttaattGGGGCCAACAATTTTCTCGATACAACAGGTCTTGTGGAATTAAACAACGACCTTGGATAAGTTTGCTGTTCTTTTAGTAGATCTAGTAACAAATTGGTGTTCTAACGATCTAATGATTCTACCGGTGTAACAAAGCAAATCCGACTTTCACGACGCAATTTAGTCTATTGTCAAGTTTGTCGTAAGGCAACAGTGCGACATGTTAGAACTgaacctgctgtccctattaaATTTGTTATAAAGGCGACTAAACTTAGTATTATTATTCTGTTCTTccaattgtacctgctgcccctatttcgtctttgcatattacgttgcgggtaggtatccattgtgacgtcatcatttcgAGGGCGCTATTCCGAAAATATGCAAacgcatgacgtcacaatcaatagctacctgcaaggacagataacgATGTAATATGcagtaagaggcgactaaatttaggatccaATCTTTTTTCATAACTTTCCTATGGCTCctttggcactgcctcactttggCCTTGATtggagcgctcgcccctgttaGGTAGGCTttgggttttgtcccctggccgaatCACACCAGAGAATATATGAGTGGTAGTTCGCCCCTGCTTATCGCTAAGCATCAGGTaaggcgttagaactgtacctgctgcccctattgcatgaacgtaaaaggcgactaaatttaggatcttatcttttctcttcttcctacctgactttatctttcctaatgcctcccttggcaccgcctcacttttggccttgagttgagcgttcgccgctgtgaggaaggctctggattctgttccctggtcgagacacaccaaagtctataaaagtggtagtttctgctcctgcttagcgctcagcatacatggagtgggacgactggttcgccggttgtcagtataatgtgaccgggtgggttgtgtcttcggcgacatacttcagtgatatagcactataaaaagggcaacagttccactatacaagacaaaacatgaatataccgcagtctctcaaaacatgcacctcatacaacatacacgcaacacaccgcatacatgggaggccgtccttacatgaccaaagctgttattaggacgttaattaatcaaacaaacaaactaaaatcGTTCAGCAtaaaggaagtgggacgactgtttCGCTCGTTATCAGAATAATGTGACCGATGGGGCGTGCTTGTTCGTCGTCTCACATTATTCGCCACAACACATTGCAcgcattggaggccgtcctttcaaATATGATATCTAGAGGCTATCGATATTTCGACAAGATTGACCATGGTTTGgttaaaattataaaactttttttatttttttacatcgAATGAGAAACATGTTACACATTTtgtgtaaatcactctcgatggcccggatgccAGCGCGCGAAGTGTCTTAGTGTGAGAGGAAACCgaagtgcccggagaaaacccacgtgatcgggcaggtgactcCAAACCTTTTCACGCCCATAGCGGGGATTGTTAGCTTtaccgtcctattaacagttaggGTTATTTAAGGAAGGAGTTACATATAGGACGTGTTC
Coding sequences:
- the LOC138316234 gene encoding aquaporin AQPAe.a-like, which gives rise to MWKIMQENLEDLTSPNLWRSVAAELVGTMFLVFFGCGAALPQQATGGVSGTDILALPPSTVQISLTFGLIVGTMVWAIGHISGGHINPAVTLGALVTRRVSIVRGLMYIVAQILGAMVGAGILYGLTPMSTQGSLGVNALKGEVTDAQGFGVELMITFVLVFTVLASIDSDRNDLNGSAPLTIGLAVVAGHLVAIQYTGCSLNPARSFGPAVVTGKWENHWVFWIGPLVGGFLAAVLYEYLFSAGATFTRTRKFLIRSRKPKEKPASDEKVEIIEIETKKEAEPEPEADVEAAQAEVQDDEPLIDGKPAATE